A genomic region of Runella rosea contains the following coding sequences:
- a CDS encoding DUF2721 domain-containing protein, protein MELAISTPAILFSTVSLMMIAFTNRYLAIASLIRELHDKFRISPNENYVEQIKHLHRRVHIIRNIQFIIVTSLLLSAVSMLFIYLQYQSVAQVLFFVALLLQIGALSLSIWEISLSIHALKIELSDMEEKLGKQFGFFGRTKPKNIE, encoded by the coding sequence ATGGAACTCGCTATCAGTACCCCCGCTATTTTATTTTCGACCGTTTCGTTGATGATGATTGCCTTCACCAACCGCTACTTGGCCATCGCCAGTTTGATTCGCGAATTGCACGATAAATTCAGAATAAGCCCCAATGAGAACTACGTCGAACAAATCAAACACCTTCACCGACGCGTACACATTATCCGAAACATCCAATTTATCATCGTCACGAGCCTGCTTTTGAGCGCGGTTTCAATGCTTTTCATCTATTTACAGTATCAATCTGTGGCGCAGGTATTATTTTTCGTGGCGTTATTGTTACAAATCGGTGCGCTGAGTTTGTCCATCTGGGAGATTTCGTTGTCTATCCACGCCCTTAAAATCGAGCTAAGCGACATGGAAGAAAAACTCGGCAAGCAATTTGGCTTTTTTGGACGGACAAAACCAAAAAACATCGAATAA
- a CDS encoding nuclear transport factor 2 family protein, with protein sequence MTSLDIAKQYYDSFNRKNWQGMLDLLAPNVRHEPNQADEPRIGIEKFTEFLQGMEDAYEETLTDMVFFSEPNDTRVAVEFVVNGIYKKGEEGFPVAHGQSYVLPAAAFLEIKEGKINRVTTYYNLTLWIKLVS encoded by the coding sequence ATGACTTCACTCGACATCGCAAAACAGTATTACGACAGTTTTAACCGTAAAAATTGGCAAGGAATGTTGGATTTATTGGCTCCCAACGTGCGCCATGAACCCAATCAGGCCGACGAGCCGCGCATCGGCATTGAGAAATTTACGGAGTTTTTGCAAGGCATGGAGGATGCCTACGAAGAAACCCTGACCGACATGGTTTTCTTCAGTGAGCCCAACGATACGCGCGTAGCCGTGGAGTTTGTGGTAAACGGAATCTACAAAAAAGGCGAAGAAGGCTTTCCGGTGGCTCACGGACAATCTTACGTGTTGCCTGCGGCAGCATTTCTGGAAATCAAAGAAGGAAAAATCAACCGCGTAACGACCTACTATAACCTGACGCTTTGGATAAAATTGGTATCATAA
- a CDS encoding YdeI/OmpD-associated family protein, with the protein MTREFTKEIETFCPTNLQDWRQWLQENHRSKQSIWLVYYKKKSGTPTITWSEAVDQALCFGWIDSTAKPIDDETYMQFFCKRKPNSVWSKINKEKVVRLIEAELMTQAGFDSIETAKQNGSWSILDEVEELTIPQDLADELKMKPGAEEFFLNLSKSVRKSILQWLVLAKRPETRQNRITEIAELAAQKLKPKQFR; encoded by the coding sequence ATGACCCGAGAATTCACAAAAGAAATAGAGACTTTTTGCCCCACAAACTTGCAAGACTGGCGACAATGGTTGCAGGAAAATCATCGTTCAAAACAGTCGATTTGGCTTGTTTATTATAAAAAGAAATCGGGTACGCCAACCATCACTTGGAGCGAAGCCGTCGACCAAGCACTTTGTTTTGGCTGGATAGACAGCACTGCAAAACCGATTGACGATGAGACATATATGCAGTTTTTCTGCAAACGAAAACCGAACAGTGTTTGGTCGAAGATAAACAAAGAAAAGGTGGTGCGATTGATTGAGGCAGAACTTATGACGCAGGCAGGTTTTGACAGTATTGAAACCGCAAAACAAAACGGTTCGTGGAGCATTTTAGATGAGGTGGAAGAACTCACGATACCACAAGACTTGGCCGACGAACTCAAAATGAAACCGGGTGCTGAGGAGTTCTTTTTGAATTTGAGCAAATCCGTCAGAAAAAGCATCTTACAATGGCTGGTGCTCGCCAAACGACCCGAAACCCGCCAAAATAGAATCACCGAAATTGCCGAACTTGCCGCCCAAAAGCTAAAGCCCAAACAGTTTAGATAA
- a CDS encoding GNAT family N-acetyltransferase — MTGDYCEMIKVIERREKDIDAMRDLFLNTRVTTFSWNDKSQFNLSDFDKETENEYILVALADDDLIGFVSVWAADNFIHHLYVDEKFQNRGIGTLLLNAVLDKFSHQVRLKCDERNKKAIYFYRQKGFLEIETGQSESGTYILFEFNRKTE, encoded by the coding sequence ATGACAGGTGATTATTGCGAGATGATAAAAGTAATAGAAAGACGAGAGAAAGATATTGATGCTATGCGGGATTTATTTCTCAATACAAGAGTAACAACCTTTTCTTGGAATGACAAATCGCAGTTTAACTTATCTGACTTTGACAAGGAGACTGAGAACGAGTATATTTTAGTAGCTCTTGCTGATGATGACCTAATTGGCTTTGTTTCTGTTTGGGCGGCAGACAATTTTATTCATCATTTATATGTTGACGAAAAGTTTCAGAACCGAGGTATTGGAACACTATTATTAAATGCAGTGCTTGACAAATTTAGTCATCAAGTTAGACTGAAATGCGATGAGAGGAACAAAAAAGCAATTTACTTTTACAGACAAAAGGGCTTTTTAGAAATAGAAACAGGGCAATCTGAAAGTGGGACTTATATTTTGTTTGAATTCAATAGAAAAACAGAATAA
- a CDS encoding flavin monoamine oxidase family protein, whose amino-acid sequence MKRRTFLSLGAAAGTATLVANPSLTQAIRTKPARIIVLGAGFSGLSAALKLHDAKTDFVVLESRNRVGGRVFTHVLDDANDLRVELGAEWVGRSHEEVQKLCKRFDIELFNNQFETDLLFRGSYQPSDQWEYSEEWKKRFEEILKNFKNLSDAQQRELDNMDWWRFLVNNGIPENDLFLRELLDSTDFGESIRHVSGFSALSEYAESSKKNEMDFKMKGGNGTLARKIAEHIGSDKIKLGYHVEAIEQKNGKVKVICTNGETFEADRLICTIPTFSLSKIKFTPALPKEKINAINALQYARINKHAVLFSERFWGREDFDLITDTSAHYFYHATKNQPAKSGALISYSIGEKADVFGWNDDHLRKQMVLESLRPLARAEDYFRKEVNYYWGSDHYSKGSYAVYGKGQWFSIRPILAAKFLNIHFAGEHIADWQGFMEGAVATGAEAAEAALA is encoded by the coding sequence ATGAAACGTAGAACATTCCTCAGCTTAGGTGCCGCTGCCGGTACCGCTACCCTTGTTGCCAACCCTTCACTAACCCAAGCTATTCGAACCAAACCCGCCCGTATCATCGTTTTGGGAGCAGGGTTTTCGGGACTTTCGGCGGCCTTAAAACTCCACGATGCCAAGACGGATTTTGTGGTACTCGAATCCCGAAATCGCGTGGGCGGGCGGGTGTTTACGCATGTGCTCGACGACGCCAATGACCTCCGCGTAGAGCTCGGTGCCGAATGGGTGGGACGCTCACATGAGGAAGTACAAAAACTCTGCAAACGCTTTGATATTGAATTATTTAATAATCAATTTGAAACCGATTTACTCTTTCGGGGTAGCTACCAACCCAGCGACCAATGGGAGTACAGCGAAGAGTGGAAAAAACGTTTTGAGGAAATTTTAAAAAACTTCAAAAACCTTTCTGACGCCCAACAACGCGAATTGGACAACATGGATTGGTGGCGTTTTTTGGTCAACAATGGCATTCCAGAAAACGATTTGTTTCTTCGCGAACTGCTCGACAGCACCGATTTTGGCGAAAGTATCCGCCACGTATCTGGGTTTTCGGCCTTATCGGAATACGCCGAGTCGAGCAAAAAAAATGAAATGGACTTCAAAATGAAAGGTGGGAACGGTACCTTGGCCCGCAAAATCGCGGAGCACATCGGCAGTGATAAGATAAAACTCGGCTACCATGTGGAAGCCATCGAACAAAAAAACGGTAAAGTAAAAGTCATCTGCACCAACGGCGAAACCTTTGAAGCCGACCGACTTATCTGCACAATTCCGACCTTTTCGTTGTCAAAAATCAAATTCACACCCGCCTTGCCCAAAGAAAAAATCAACGCCATCAACGCTTTGCAGTACGCCCGAATCAACAAACATGCGGTGCTTTTTAGCGAGCGTTTTTGGGGACGCGAAGATTTCGACCTCATCACCGACACCTCCGCTCACTATTTTTACCACGCCACCAAAAACCAACCCGCCAAATCAGGGGCGCTTATTTCGTACAGCATTGGCGAAAAAGCCGACGTTTTTGGCTGGAATGACGACCACCTGCGCAAACAAATGGTGTTGGAAAGCCTCCGCCCGCTGGCCCGCGCCGAAGATTATTTCCGAAAAGAAGTCAATTATTATTGGGGCAGCGACCACTATTCCAAAGGAAGTTATGCCGTGTATGGTAAGGGTCAGTGGTTTAGCATCCGACCAATATTGGCCGCCAAATTCCTCAATATTCATTTTGCAGGGGAGCACATCGCTGATTGGCAGGGATTTATGGAAGGTGCAGTAGCCACGGGAGCCGAAGCCGCCGAGGCAGCTTTGGCTTAA
- a CDS encoding TetR/AcrR family transcriptional regulator → MRTRDENKEQLVRQKALELIVNQGLEGFSMQKLAKAAAVSPATLYIYYKDKEDLITQIGIEIGKKFSSTILQNFDPTLPFAQGLRIQWRNRAKYAIENRLEAEFYQQMRSSSFREKVMGSFMDDFKTAMGQFVHNSVQRGELSPMPIEVFWSVAYAPLYNLIQFHNEGHSLAGKRFEFSEETMNQTFELVLKALKP, encoded by the coding sequence ATGAGAACACGAGACGAAAATAAAGAGCAGCTTGTTCGCCAAAAAGCCTTAGAATTAATTGTAAATCAAGGCCTTGAAGGATTTAGCATGCAAAAGTTGGCAAAGGCGGCGGCGGTTTCACCGGCTACGCTTTACATTTATTACAAAGACAAAGAAGACCTGATTACCCAAATAGGAATCGAAATTGGCAAAAAATTCAGCTCCACAATTTTGCAAAATTTTGACCCTACGCTTCCTTTTGCCCAGGGGCTACGCATTCAGTGGCGCAACCGCGCAAAATACGCCATTGAAAATCGACTCGAAGCGGAATTTTATCAACAAATGCGAAGTTCTTCTTTTAGGGAAAAAGTCATGGGAAGTTTTATGGATGATTTCAAAACCGCCATGGGCCAGTTTGTACACAATTCAGTGCAACGGGGCGAACTTAGTCCCATGCCCATCGAAGTGTTTTGGTCAGTTGCTTACGCACCACTCTATAATTTGATTCAATTTCACAATGAAGGCCACAGTTTGGCGGGAAAACGTTTTGAATTTTCGGAGGAGACCATGAACCAAACTTTTGAATTGGTTCTTAAAGCGTTGAAGCCTTGA
- the bla gene encoding class A beta-lactamase, subclass A2: MTRLLHLATSLFLLISAQAFTQTTASLRKKIQQIVSTKNAIVGVSIIGNDEKDTVSLNGERHYPLQSVFKFHIALAVLSQIDKGKFSLDQKVEIQKKDLLPDLWSPLREENPNGGSFPISKLIQYTVSQSDNVGCDALLRLLGGPIVVEEYLKKNNIKDISIKLNEEKIQANWDLQFQNWTTPKAANEVLSKFYYNKTKLLSKKSYDLIWKTMKGTETGKARLKGQLPKGTIVAHKTGSSGTNKNNITAAVNDIGIIFLPNGKHFFISVFVTNSKENEETNEKIIADIAKVAWDYFTTKPV, translated from the coding sequence ATGACAAGATTACTTCACTTAGCGACTTCACTTTTTTTACTCATTAGTGCCCAAGCATTTACCCAAACGACAGCTTCGTTGCGAAAGAAAATACAACAAATTGTTTCGACAAAGAACGCAATTGTTGGTGTTTCAATTATAGGTAATGACGAAAAAGACACCGTTTCTCTGAACGGTGAGCGACATTATCCATTACAAAGCGTTTTTAAATTTCACATTGCGTTGGCGGTTTTATCTCAAATTGACAAAGGAAAATTTTCGTTAGACCAAAAAGTTGAGATACAGAAAAAAGATTTATTACCCGATTTGTGGAGTCCACTGAGGGAAGAGAATCCTAATGGAGGAAGTTTTCCAATTTCAAAATTGATACAATATACTGTTTCTCAAAGTGACAATGTTGGGTGCGATGCTTTACTACGGCTGCTTGGTGGGCCAATAGTTGTTGAAGAATACTTAAAGAAAAATAACATCAAAGACATTTCAATAAAACTGAACGAAGAGAAAATACAAGCGAATTGGGATTTGCAATTTCAAAATTGGACAACACCAAAAGCAGCAAACGAAGTCTTATCAAAGTTTTATTACAACAAAACAAAGCTGCTCTCTAAAAAAAGTTACGACCTTATTTGGAAAACCATGAAAGGAACCGAAACAGGCAAAGCAAGGCTAAAAGGACAATTGCCGAAAGGAACTATTGTTGCTCACAAAACAGGCTCATCAGGAACAAATAAAAATAATATAACAGCCGCAGTTAATGACATAGGAATTATATTTTTACCGAATGGAAAACATTTTTTCATAAGCGTCTTTGTCACAAATTCAAAAGAAAATGAGGAGACTAATGAAAAAATCATTGCCGACATTGCTAAAGTAGCCTGGGATTACTTTACAACAAAGCCTGTTTAA
- a CDS encoding GNAT family N-acetyltransferase — protein sequence MFKNLTLTANRGSEIATVVEDLGKLRIAVFRDYPYLYEGTLDYEKDYLQIYVKAPRSFLFAVYDGTEMVGATTCIPLSDETADVRLPFEKAGFDINSIFYFGESILLPAYRGLGLGHRFFDEREAHARSFGSYQMTCFCAVERAEDHPSKPLDYRPNDVFWTKRGYQKEPALQSTFEWPDIGQTQSTPKKMVYWCRQLNTKS from the coding sequence ATGTTCAAAAATCTTACCTTAACTGCTAATCGCGGCTCTGAAATCGCCACCGTGGTAGAGGACTTGGGGAAGCTGCGCATTGCCGTTTTTCGCGATTATCCTTATTTGTACGAAGGCACGCTCGACTACGAAAAAGACTATTTACAAATTTACGTCAAAGCACCTCGCTCCTTTCTGTTTGCGGTTTACGACGGTACAGAAATGGTAGGCGCTACCACCTGCATTCCTTTATCTGACGAAACCGCCGACGTTCGATTGCCTTTTGAAAAAGCGGGTTTTGACATCAATTCAATCTTTTATTTTGGCGAAAGTATCCTCTTGCCTGCCTACCGTGGATTGGGCTTAGGGCATCGCTTTTTTGACGAGCGCGAAGCCCACGCCCGAAGCTTCGGCAGCTATCAAATGACTTGTTTTTGTGCGGTAGAGCGGGCAGAAGACCACCCTTCAAAACCGCTGGACTACCGACCCAACGACGTTTTTTGGACCAAACGCGGCTACCAAAAAGAGCCTGCTTTACAAAGCACCTTTGAATGGCCCGACATTGGTCAAACGCAGTCAACACCCAAGAAAATGGTCTATTGGTGCCGTCAGCTAAATACAAAATCCTGA
- a CDS encoding carbon-nitrogen hydrolase family protein, giving the protein MKNLAVAAAQYPITEHQTFEDWQKHTEQWVRQAVAQKAQLLLFPEYGSMELVSIFGSEIRADIRRQVLELDALKVDFCNVFAALAHKYQVVIVAPSLPVVEHNQSHNRVFVFSPEGLAGYQDKFFMTRFEDEEWGIQTAPKILTLFEADWGSFGVQICYDVEFGLGSHLLCSAGASLILAPSCTETLRGATRVHVGARARALENQAYTVVSQTVGNAPWSPAVDINFGYAACYCTPDKDLPEEGILQTMTPQKVGWLVETLDFNKIDTVRREGQVFNFKDNQRLQNAFLAEKVVIHKVKV; this is encoded by the coding sequence ATGAAGAACCTAGCCGTCGCCGCTGCACAATACCCCATTACGGAGCATCAAACATTTGAGGATTGGCAAAAACATACGGAGCAATGGGTAAGGCAAGCCGTGGCCCAAAAAGCACAATTGTTGCTCTTTCCCGAATACGGCTCCATGGAGTTGGTGAGCATTTTCGGCTCCGAAATTCGGGCCGATATTCGTCGGCAGGTGTTAGAACTGGATGCGCTAAAAGTGGATTTTTGCAATGTTTTTGCGGCGTTAGCCCATAAGTACCAAGTGGTTATTGTGGCGCCAAGCCTGCCCGTTGTCGAACACAATCAATCCCACAACCGCGTGTTTGTCTTCTCTCCCGAAGGATTGGCGGGCTACCAAGACAAGTTTTTTATGACCCGCTTCGAAGACGAAGAATGGGGCATCCAAACCGCCCCCAAAATCCTCACGCTGTTTGAAGCCGATTGGGGAAGTTTCGGCGTTCAGATTTGTTACGATGTAGAATTTGGTCTGGGTTCGCACCTGCTATGCTCAGCGGGAGCCTCTTTGATTCTCGCCCCGAGCTGCACCGAAACGCTCCGCGGAGCCACCCGGGTGCACGTGGGCGCTCGGGCCAGGGCGTTGGAAAATCAAGCCTATACAGTTGTTTCTCAAACCGTTGGCAATGCGCCGTGGTCTCCCGCCGTAGATATTAACTTCGGCTACGCCGCGTGTTATTGTACTCCCGACAAAGACTTGCCCGAAGAAGGAATCCTCCAAACCATGACGCCTCAAAAGGTGGGCTGGCTGGTAGAAACCCTTGATTTTAACAAAATAGACACCGTCAGACGGGAGGGTCAAGTGTTCAATTTTAAAGACAACCAACGCCTCCAAAACGCTTTTTTAGCTGAAAAAGTAGTCATTCACAAAGTGAAAGTTTAA
- a CDS encoding S9 family peptidase, giving the protein MRKPLLFIWCLCAYASFAQDGYQTPPKPLADLVTAPPTPTVSVDSKGQWMLISERNTATTTIAELSQPEYRIAGLRINPATNGPSRAVYVNNLKLRQVSANATDVQVTGLPANAQISSIQWSPDDSKIAFTHTTDTKIQLYVVDVATAVATKVSDVALNAVLGVPYQWLSDSKSFIVRGIPAERGAAPEISRVPSGPTVQENLGTKAQAATYQDLLKSPADEKQFEYYATAQTMKLGLDGSVQKIGSLGLIATAAPSPDGRYVMIESIHRPFSYLVTVNRFPSKIDIFDAAGALVKTLTDIPLQENVPWGQDAAPSGQRNHNWRNDAPATVYWVEAKDGGDPKRKIAIRDVVYTLDAPFSGEAKEIYAAAYRFGGVTWGNDQTALFSERWNATRKIITKLVNPSNPANPVVLFDRSSEDRYNNPGTPELKKNAYGEYVLDITAANEIYLTGQGASPEGDRPFVDVYSLTTKQAKRLFRSEAPFFERPISILNAEKGLILTSRESQEEQPNYFIRNLKPAPKKGKKAAEPALTQVTFFPHPYPQFKGIQKQQLRYKRPDGVDLTAMLLLPPGYKKEDGPLPTFLWAYPAEFKNAAAAGQVNGSPYQFNRISYWTGAAFVTMGYAVLENASIPIVGEGDNEPNDTYVEQLVASAKAAIDEGVRLGVVDASRVGVGGHSYGAFMTANLLSHSNLFRAGIARSGAYNRTLTPFGFQNEQRTYWQAPDVYNKMSPFMNVDKVKTPLLLTHGEADNNTGTFPIQSERYYNALKGMGATAKLVFLPYESHGYTAKESLLHMLYEMNGWLDKYVKNAPATTPATKTGQMSGEKR; this is encoded by the coding sequence ATGAGAAAACCACTCCTGTTTATCTGGTGCCTTTGTGCCTACGCTTCGTTTGCACAAGACGGGTACCAGACGCCCCCCAAACCCCTAGCCGATTTGGTCACCGCCCCGCCCACGCCAACGGTCAGCGTGGACAGCAAGGGTCAATGGATGCTGATTTCGGAACGAAACACGGCCACTACGACCATTGCTGAACTTTCGCAACCCGAATACAGAATTGCGGGTTTGCGCATCAACCCCGCCACCAACGGCCCGAGCCGAGCGGTGTACGTCAACAACCTTAAGTTACGTCAGGTTTCGGCCAATGCCACCGACGTACAGGTAACGGGGTTGCCCGCCAATGCGCAAATTTCCTCGATTCAATGGTCGCCCGATGACAGCAAAATCGCGTTCACGCACACGACCGACACCAAAATTCAGCTCTACGTGGTCGATGTAGCCACCGCCGTTGCCACCAAAGTCAGCGACGTGGCCCTCAACGCTGTATTGGGTGTGCCATACCAGTGGCTTTCCGACAGCAAATCGTTTATCGTCAGAGGAATACCCGCCGAGCGTGGTGCAGCACCCGAAATCAGCCGCGTACCTTCAGGCCCGACCGTTCAGGAAAACCTGGGCACCAAGGCACAAGCAGCTACTTATCAGGATTTATTGAAAAGCCCCGCCGACGAGAAGCAATTTGAATACTACGCCACGGCCCAAACGATGAAGCTAGGACTCGACGGCAGCGTACAAAAAATCGGTAGCTTGGGCCTCATCGCCACCGCCGCCCCTTCGCCCGACGGTCGTTATGTCATGATTGAGAGCATTCACCGTCCGTTTTCTTATCTGGTAACGGTCAATCGTTTCCCTTCTAAAATAGACATTTTTGACGCCGCTGGCGCATTGGTTAAAACCCTGACTGACATTCCGTTGCAGGAAAATGTACCCTGGGGGCAAGATGCCGCTCCTTCGGGACAACGCAACCACAACTGGCGCAACGACGCCCCCGCTACGGTGTATTGGGTAGAAGCCAAAGACGGCGGTGACCCTAAGCGCAAAATCGCCATTCGCGACGTGGTGTACACGCTGGACGCGCCTTTCAGCGGCGAAGCCAAAGAAATCTACGCGGCGGCCTATCGTTTTGGCGGCGTGACCTGGGGCAATGACCAAACGGCTTTGTTTTCGGAGCGTTGGAACGCTACCCGCAAAATCATCACCAAATTGGTGAATCCAAGCAATCCTGCCAATCCAGTTGTATTGTTTGACCGCTCCTCAGAAGACCGTTATAACAACCCCGGCACGCCCGAGTTGAAGAAAAATGCCTACGGCGAATACGTGCTTGACATCACGGCCGCCAACGAAATCTACCTCACGGGCCAAGGTGCCTCTCCTGAAGGCGACCGTCCGTTTGTGGATGTGTATAGCCTCACCACCAAGCAGGCCAAGCGTTTGTTCCGCTCAGAAGCACCATTTTTTGAGCGGCCCATCAGCATCCTGAACGCCGAAAAAGGTTTGATTCTGACGTCGCGCGAGTCGCAGGAAGAGCAGCCAAACTATTTTATCCGTAACCTGAAGCCAGCGCCCAAAAAAGGCAAAAAAGCGGCCGAACCCGCGTTGACGCAGGTAACGTTTTTCCCGCATCCTTACCCGCAATTTAAAGGCATCCAGAAGCAACAACTGCGCTACAAACGCCCCGACGGCGTGGATTTGACGGCCATGCTGCTGCTGCCTCCCGGCTATAAAAAAGAAGACGGTCCGCTACCGACGTTCCTTTGGGCGTATCCTGCCGAATTTAAGAACGCCGCCGCCGCCGGACAGGTCAACGGCTCGCCGTACCAGTTTAACCGCATCAGCTATTGGACGGGCGCGGCCTTTGTCACCATGGGTTACGCGGTGTTGGAAAACGCATCCATTCCCATCGTGGGCGAAGGCGACAATGAGCCTAACGATACTTACGTAGAGCAATTGGTGGCGAGTGCCAAAGCAGCCATCGACGAAGGCGTACGCCTCGGCGTAGTGGATGCCAGCCGCGTAGGCGTTGGCGGCCACTCGTACGGTGCATTTATGACCGCCAACTTATTGTCGCACAGCAACTTATTCAGAGCGGGCATTGCGCGCTCGGGCGCTTACAACCGTACTTTGACGCCGTTTGGCTTCCAGAACGAGCAGCGCACCTACTGGCAAGCCCCCGATGTGTACAATAAAATGTCGCCCTTTATGAACGTAGACAAGGTAAAAACCCCGCTCCTATTGACCCACGGCGAAGCCGACAACAACACGGGTACGTTCCCGATTCAGTCGGAGCGGTATTATAACGCCCTCAAAGGCATGGGTGCCACGGCCAAATTGGTGTTTTTGCCTTACGAAAGCCACGGCTACACCGCCAAAGAATCGCTCCTGCACATGCTGTACGAGATGAACGGCTGGTTGGACAAATACGTGAAAAATGCACCCGCTACGACCCCCGCCACCAAGACGGGCCAAATGTCGGGCGAGAAGCGCTAA
- a CDS encoding DinB family protein, whose translation MNTKIYIMNCQKELLREMLVQNITTNSYALDRVTNENKRYKLNTETASIEFIYRHIGETMNLFGYFLGVPSNIQNTTIGMLDTGQEFEIETSKLYIDMGYKMLENLIINSKDEDWSLTTDTPFFGTVSRMRLFSHILFHNSHHAGQISLTLSKGKAFSSELR comes from the coding sequence TTGAACACTAAAATCTATATTATGAATTGTCAAAAGGAGTTACTTCGAGAAATGTTAGTTCAAAATATAACAACTAACTCATATGCTTTGGACAGAGTCACAAACGAGAACAAAAGATATAAGCTAAATACCGAAACAGCCTCTATCGAATTCATTTACAGGCACATTGGAGAAACTATGAATTTGTTTGGCTACTTTCTTGGGGTTCCCTCAAACATTCAAAATACAACGATTGGAATGCTAGATACAGGGCAGGAATTTGAAATTGAAACAAGCAAATTATACATCGATATGGGATACAAAATGCTTGAGAATTTAATAATAAATTCAAAAGACGAGGATTGGTCTTTGACAACTGATACTCCATTTTTTGGTACAGTTTCAAGAATGCGACTTTTCTCACACATTCTTTTCCATAACTCTCATCACGCGGGACAAATTTCTTTGACTTTATCAAAAGGAAAAGCATTTTCAAGCGAATTGAGATAA
- a CDS encoding NUDIX hydrolase yields the protein MLENVFDSHKFNLWKANLLKNGLEIHQIEEKFTRHNGHGDALFSLLMLDATTPEGDKIPPICFLKGEVLCVLVCLIDEETREKYLLLVRQRRICDGSQTYEHPAGMLDSESDAVKVAAKEVFEETGMTVEKNQLIRLLDYPVYPSTGTSDETMYYFYCELTLPKEKIMSYDDLFMGEASEHERIVTVVLPFAEGHRLINNANGILLNFLYLKAVGDWDLLKKL from the coding sequence ATGCTCGAAAACGTCTTTGATTCTCACAAATTTAACCTTTGGAAAGCCAATTTGTTAAAAAATGGCCTTGAAATTCACCAGATTGAGGAAAAATTTACCCGCCACAACGGCCACGGCGATGCGCTTTTTTCGCTGTTGATGCTGGATGCTACCACGCCCGAGGGCGACAAAATTCCTCCTATTTGTTTTTTGAAGGGCGAGGTATTGTGCGTGTTGGTGTGTTTGATTGACGAAGAAACCCGCGAAAAATACTTGCTGCTGGTCCGCCAACGCCGCATTTGCGACGGCTCGCAAACCTACGAGCATCCTGCTGGAATGCTTGATAGTGAGTCGGATGCGGTCAAAGTGGCCGCCAAAGAGGTGTTTGAAGAAACGGGAATGACGGTCGAAAAAAATCAATTAATTCGCCTGTTAGATTACCCCGTCTATCCTTCTACTGGCACGAGCGACGAAACCATGTACTATTTTTATTGCGAGCTCACACTCCCCAAAGAAAAAATCATGAGCTATGATGACTTGTTTATGGGAGAAGCCTCTGAACATGAGCGCATTGTGACGGTCGTTTTGCCTTTTGCCGAAGGCCATCGCCTTATCAATAATGCCAACGGAATTTTGCTCAACTTTCTCTATCTAAAAGCCGTTGGAGATTGGGATTTATTGAAAAAACTGTAG